A region of Massilia sp. KIM DNA encodes the following proteins:
- a CDS encoding S8 family serine peptidase, which yields MPKSSHPPGEPQGRHGKAPDGASESHDGAMAQPATDAASPREHGHAVAERKKKYLVAPRAPLSAAPAGGAPGAAAGGLAPFASLGGLGNANAYAPPMSLSALEQALQAAPDIDVVEALKLRAGLAMASVGGALGAAAGDADGVVVARMTDQRARELYQSGQGRLLVERDQHLHLLDPVLRRPDLVSSLTPYDGPQTELVLVVLGKDGAPLAEAEVSLFGGVLPSSGLTGPDGMVRLRLYGEDAHAVSGLYVKPRTDYWSFYQRDPDLSLDEPNLVALRALADWPALQGIPQQNAMGWGARAMRLDQVPPQFRGQGVKVAVIDSGAATSHGNLNRIRAGFDVINKTVDRNTWNIDTLGHGSHCAGVIGAANPAWGIRGFAPDAEIHVCKLFPGGQVSQLIDALEYCIEQQIDVVNLSLGGGSPSEALERQIARARQAGVACIAAAGNSGGPVQYPASSPLVLAVAAIGKLGEFPPDSYHAETLAGDVDAQGYFTARFSCGGPQVDVAAPGVAVVSAVPPNNFAAWDGTSMAAPHVSGLAALVLAHRAEFQGLGGVRSAERVERLFQVLRMSARPVTLSDPTRVGYGMPDALVALGLPVTQQAPWAAQPIAFGLPHGMFAGVADKGMAQYLAGVGGQAAQTASGFPYPYAFGGLRPSGW from the coding sequence ATGCCAAAAAGTTCACACCCGCCGGGCGAGCCGCAGGGTCGCCACGGCAAGGCGCCAGACGGCGCATCCGAATCGCATGACGGCGCCATGGCGCAGCCCGCCACCGACGCGGCTTCCCCGCGCGAACACGGGCACGCCGTTGCCGAACGCAAGAAAAAATACCTCGTCGCCCCACGCGCTCCCCTGTCCGCGGCGCCTGCGGGCGGCGCGCCTGGCGCCGCAGCGGGCGGCCTCGCGCCCTTCGCCAGCCTCGGCGGGCTGGGCAACGCCAACGCCTACGCGCCGCCGATGTCGCTGTCCGCGCTCGAGCAGGCCCTGCAGGCCGCGCCCGACATCGACGTAGTCGAGGCCCTGAAGCTGCGCGCGGGGCTCGCCATGGCCTCGGTCGGCGGCGCGCTGGGCGCAGCAGCCGGCGACGCCGACGGCGTCGTGGTGGCGCGCATGACCGACCAGAGGGCGCGCGAACTCTACCAAAGCGGCCAGGGCCGCCTGCTGGTCGAGCGCGACCAGCATCTGCACTTGCTCGACCCCGTGCTGCGCCGCCCCGACCTGGTGTCCTCCCTCACTCCCTACGACGGCCCCCAGACCGAACTCGTGCTGGTCGTGCTCGGCAAAGATGGCGCGCCGCTGGCCGAGGCCGAGGTCTCGCTCTTCGGGGGCGTGCTGCCGAGCAGCGGCCTCACCGGTCCCGACGGCATGGTGCGCTTGCGCCTGTACGGCGAAGATGCGCACGCGGTCAGCGGCCTGTACGTCAAGCCGCGCACCGATTACTGGAGTTTCTACCAGCGCGATCCCGACCTGAGCCTGGACGAGCCCAATCTGGTGGCGCTGCGCGCCCTGGCCGACTGGCCCGCGCTGCAGGGCATCCCGCAGCAGAACGCCATGGGCTGGGGCGCGCGCGCCATGCGCCTGGACCAGGTGCCGCCGCAGTTTCGCGGCCAGGGCGTCAAGGTCGCCGTCATCGATTCCGGTGCCGCCACCTCGCACGGCAACCTGAACCGCATCCGGGCCGGCTTCGACGTCATCAACAAGACCGTCGACCGCAACACCTGGAACATCGACACCCTGGGCCACGGTTCGCATTGCGCGGGCGTGATCGGCGCCGCCAATCCGGCCTGGGGCATCCGCGGCTTCGCACCGGATGCCGAGATCCACGTCTGCAAGCTCTTCCCCGGCGGCCAGGTCAGCCAGTTGATCGACGCGCTCGAATACTGCATCGAGCAGCAGATCGACGTGGTGAACCTCAGCCTGGGCGGCGGCTCCCCGTCCGAGGCGCTGGAACGCCAGATCGCGCGCGCCCGGCAGGCCGGCGTGGCCTGCATCGCGGCGGCGGGCAATTCCGGCGGCCCGGTGCAGTACCCGGCATCCTCGCCCCTGGTGCTGGCCGTGGCGGCAATCGGCAAGCTCGGCGAATTCCCGCCCGACAGCTATCACGCCGAGACGCTCGCCGGGGACGTCGATGCCCAGGGCTACTTCACGGCCCGCTTCAGTTGCGGCGGGCCACAGGTGGATGTGGCCGCGCCCGGAGTCGCGGTGGTCTCCGCCGTGCCGCCCAATAACTTCGCGGCCTGGGACGGCACCTCGATGGCGGCGCCCCATGTGAGCGGCCTGGCCGCCCTGGTGCTGGCGCACCGCGCCGAGTTCCAGGGCCTCGGAGGCGTGCGGTCGGCGGAGCGGGTAGAACGCCTGTTCCAGGTCTTGCGCATGAGCGCGCGACCGGTCACGCTCTCGGATCCCACGCGGGTGGGTTACGGGATGCCGGACGCCCTGGTCGCGCTCGGTCTGCCGGTTACCCAGCAGGCGCCGTGGGCGGCCCAGCCGATCGCTTTCGGCCTGCCGCACGGGATGTTCGCCGGCGTGGCCGACAAGGGCATGGCCCAGTACCTGGCTGGCGTGGGTGGCCAAGCGGCCCAGACGGCATCGGGCTTCCCCTATCCTTACGCCTTCGGCGGCCTGCGGCCTTCAGGCTGGTAG